From the genome of Miscanthus floridulus cultivar M001 chromosome 10, ASM1932011v1, whole genome shotgun sequence, one region includes:
- the LOC136484838 gene encoding probable beta-D-xylosidase 7 — translation MAAATTLAQLVTLAALHGAAVVLAGDPPFSCGLSSAEASEGLAFCDMTLAPAQRAADLVSRLTPAEKIAQLGDQAAGVPRLGVPGYKWWNEALHGLATSGKGLHFDAVGGVRAATSFPQVLLTAAAFDDDLWFRIGQAIGREARALFNVGQAEGLTIWSPNVNIFRDPRWGRGQETPGEDPAVASRYAVAFVRGIQGNSSSSLLQTSACCKHATAYDLEDWNGVARYSFVARVTAQDLEDTFNPPFRSCVVEGKASCIMCAYTAINGVPACANTDLLTGTVRGDWGLDGYIASDCDAVAIMRDAQRYAPTPEDAVAVSLKAGLDIDCGSYIQQHATAAIQQGKLTEQDIDKALTNLFAVRMRLGHFDGDPRKNMYGALGAADICTPEHRNLALEAAQDGIVLLKNDGGILPLDRSTVTSAAVIGPNANDGMALIANYFGPPCESTTPLKGLQSYLNNVRFLAGCNSAACDVAATDQAVALAGSEDYVFLFMGLSQQQESEGKDRTSLLLPGMQQSLITAVADASKRPVILVLLSGGPVDITFAQSNPKISAILWAGYPGQAGGLAIAKVLFGDHNPSGRLPVTWYPEEFTKVPMTDMKMRADPTSGYPGRSYRFYQGKTVYKFGYGLSYSIFSRRLVYGTSMPALSSTVLTGLRETMTEDGDRSYHVDDIGTDGCEQLKFPAMVEVQNHGPMDGKHSALMFLRWANTKGGRPASQLIGFRSQHLKAGETANLRFDISPCEHFSRVRADGRKVIDIGSHFLMVDNHEMEIRFEA, via the exons ATGGCGGCAGCGACGACGCTAGCACAACTCGTGACGCTGGCGGCGCTGCACGGTGCGGCAGTAGTACTGGCCGGGGACCCGCCGTTCTCGTGCGGCCTGTCGTCCGCGGAGGCGTCCGAGGGCCTCGCGTTCTGCGACATGACGCTGGCCCCGGCGCAGCGCGCTGCGGACCTGGTGTCCCGGCTGACGCCCGCGGAGAAGATCGCGCAGCTCGGCGACCAGGCAGCGGGGGTCCCGCGGCTGGGCGTCCCCGGATACAAGTGGTGGAACGAGGCGCTGCATGGTCTGGCCACCTCGGGCAAGGGCCTCCACTTCGACGCCGTGGGAGGCGTCCGCGCCGCCACCAGCTTCCCGCAGGTGTTGCTCACCGCCGCCGCCTTCGACGATGACCTCTGGTTCCGCATCGGCCAG GCGATCGGCCGGGAGGCCAGGGCGCTGTTCAACGTCGGCCAGGCGGAAGGACTGACAATCTGGTCCCCGAACGTGAACATCTTCCGGGACCCGCGCTGGGGCCGCGGGCAGGAGACACCCGGCGAGGACCCGGCCGTGGCGAGCCGCTACGCCGTCGCCTTCGTCCGGGGCATCCAGGGGAACAGCTCGTCCTCGCTCCTGCAGACCTCGGCTTGCTGCAAGCACGCCACGGCCTACGACCTGGAGGACTGGAACGGCGTGGCGCGCTACAGCTTCGTGGCCCGCGTGACGGCGCAGGACCTGGAGGACACCTTCAACCCGCCGTTCCGTAGCTGCGTCGTCGAAGGAAAGGCCAGCTGCATCATGTGCGCCTACACGGCCATCAACGGCGTGCCGGCGTGCGCGAACACTGATCTGCTCACCGGGACCGTCAGGGGGGACTGGGGCCTCGATGGGTACATCGCCTCGGACTGCGACGCCGTGGCCATCATGCGCGACGCGCAGCGGTACGCGCCCACGCCGGAGGACGCCGTCGCCGTCTCGCTCAAGGCTG GACTGGACATAGACTGCGGCTCCTACATCCAGCAGCACGCCACGGCCGCAATCCAGCAGGGGAAGTTGACGGAGCAGGACATCGACAAGGCCCTCACCAACCTCTTCGCGGTCCGGATGCGGCTGGGACACTTCGACGGCGACCCGAGGAAAAACATGTACGGCGCCCTAGGCGCCGCGGACATCTGCACACCGGAGCACAGGAATCTTGCGCTCGAGGCAGCGCAGGACGGCATCGTGCTGCTCAAGAACGATGGCGGCATCCTCCCACTCGACCGGTCCACGGTGACCTCCGCTGCCGTCATCGGCCCCAATGCCAACGACGGCATGGCGCTTATCGCCAACTACTTCGGTCCGCCATGCGAATCCACTACGCCGCTTAAGGGGCTCCAAAGCTATTTGAACAATGTGAGGTTCCTGGCCGGGTGCAATTCGGCGGCCTGCGACGTCGCCGCGACGGACCAGGCTGTCGCGCTGGCGGGCTCGGAGGACTACGTGTTCCTGTTCATGGGGCTGAGCCAGCAGCAGGAGAGCGAAGGGAAGGATAGGACGAGCCTGCTCCTTCCGGGGATGCAGCAGAGCCTCATCACTGCCGTTGCCGACGCGTCAAAGCGACCGGTTATCCTGGTGCTTCTCTCCGGCGGACCGGTGGACATCACGTTCGCGCAGTCAAACCCAAAGATCAGTGCCATCCTATGGGCTGGGTACCCCGGACAGGCCGGCGGCCTCGCCATCGCCAAAGTGCTATTCGGCGACCACAACCCCAGCGGGAGGCTGCCGGTGACGTGGTATCCGGAGGAGTTCACCAAGGTGCCCATGACGGACATGAAGATGCGTGCCGACCCGACCAGCGGCTACCCTGGACGGAGCTACCGATTCTACCAGGGCAAGACCGTCTACAAGTTCGGCTACGGCCTCAGCTACTCCATTTTCTCCCGCCGGCTAGTCTACGGAACCAGTATGCCTGCGCTCTCGAGCACTGTTCTCACTGGCCTAAGGGAGACGATGACAGAGGATGGCGACCGTAGCTACCACGTCGACGACATCGGCACTGACGGATGCGAGCAGCTCAAGTTCCCAGCCATGGTGGAGGTGCAGAACCACGGACCCATGGACGGGAAGCACTCGGCGCTCATGTTCCTCCGGTGGGCAAACACGAAAGGAGGCCGCCCGGCAAGCCAGCTGATTGGGTTCAGGAGCCAGCATCTCAAAGCAGGGGAGACGGCCAACCTCAGGTTTGACATCAGCCCGTGTGAGCATTTCAGCAGGGTGAGGGCGGATGGCAGGAAGGTGATCGATATTGGGTCTCATTTCCTCATGGTTGACAACCATGAGATGGAGATAAGGTTTGAGGCTTGA
- the LOC136485117 gene encoding uncharacterized protein: MKKCLTKSMIQTRHMFEHGLCAGDASSRRNPIGSLNQSDQGLCAVKNVQNASSPNLHVSDPKTIPCHSKETQLAENTTPALDRTGNYVEDPKLRRPVGPVSGTACTSDDNLQREARVLPSKAPTTHQNVQLNVQSESSFYFQFCPASDGWTFVDRMRSNPFGGGGNVSNQETVQTERNDNVETDLVRMESLPFTETPEESIAPVPLAAISPSGVHIDIVKWDL; this comes from the exons ATGAAAAAATGTTTAACAAAATCTATGATACAAACAAGacacatgtttgagcatggtctCTGTGCAGGAGATGCGTCTAGTAGAAGGAATCCTATTGGTTCTCTGAATCAGAGTGATCAAGGTCTTTGTGCAGTGAAGAATGTCCAAAATGCTTCTAGTCCTAATTTGCATGTTTCAGACCCAAAAACAATTCCCTGCCATTCAAAAGAAACTCAACTGGCTGAAAATACAACTCCTGCTTTGGATCGTACTG GAAATTATGTTGAAGATCCTAAACTGAGGCGTCCTGTCGGTCCAGTATCTGGTACAGCTTGTACTTCAGATGATAATCTTCAAAGAGAAGCCCGAGTGCTACCTTCTAAAGCTCCAACTACACATCAGAATGTCCAACTAAAT GTTCAATCCGAGAGCAGCTTCTACTTCCAATTTTGCCCTGCATCAGATGGTTGGACGTTTGTTGACCGGATGAGGTCTAATCCATTTGGTGGAGGCGGTAATGTGAGCAATCAGGAAACTGTTCAGACCGAAAGAAATGACAATGTTGAAACT GACCTTGTGCGAATGGAGTCTTTACCTTTTACTGAGACTCCTGAAGAATCAATTGCTCCTGTTCCTCTAGCTGCAATCAGCCCTTCTGGAGTACACATTGACATTGTAAAATGGGATTTGTAG